AAACAGGTAATATTATGTTACAATGTACCAATTTCTTGATATTTAAGCTTCAGTTGAGCTAATTGAGAACATCATATTAGGTGGCGTAACTGGGAGCGTACTTACCGACGATTTAGATATTTGAAGCTAAATCACTTTAGGAAGGCCTTTGATGAACTTCAGGAAGGACATGTGTGTTTTATTTTAACAAGTTTTCTACCAAAGCATaatgcattttaatttttatttgaattgtgGATTGTAATGATGAGTATCCCGAATTTTTCCAGTTTGTCTGGGTTGCTTATGCTGTGGATCGTGTGGACCCAAACATAATTCCTGCTGAAATCTACATGCAATCGGTTGTCTGGAGCGCTACAGTTCCATTAGTGTCATTTGAATGTATCGAGTGGCATGCCACCGATAGGGTCAGGCGATAGTTCGGTTTCATTCAGGGAGTACCTAATCCAGAGCAGAATTTGGCTGAGGCACATGGAGAGGTTCTGACTGGTCCTAAGAATCTTAACTGGGCCACGGCACCGAGTCATTCAAAATGGGTGATGCATTGGACAAACAGGTATCACTACGTTCTTGATGAGCTTCCCATGCCTTCACAGCATCCTTTGGATAGTTACATGAACTGGTACCGTACAAAATATGGAAACCGCTTATCCTTGTCGAATGTTGTGGGTGAGGAGAATGATGAAGGTAACCAGGACATGGATGCGGGTAATGATGATATGGAAGGGGGTAATCAGGATTCAGATGAGGATAGTCAGGATATGGATGAGGACAATGAAGATCAGGAGCCACAAATATCACTTCCAAATTTGCCTCAACAAGAACAACCTCAGCCCTCAACCCAGTATCTACCTCAGACACAGTTCACCCCATCATTTCCAACGCAGCAACAATATTGGGGTATGTCACAGTTTGATCCAGGTGAAGGAGGTTCTTTTAGCCAGTTGCTTGGGTTCATGGCTGCAGATGCAGCACAGTCACAGTATGGCCATCAACCTGATTTCATGCCAGGCAGGTATTCATTGGATGCCAGGTATCCAGGCCATACCTCATCCGTTGCTTCTGGAGGGTTCATATCTGTTGACTCTAGTAGGAGTGATGGTGGACGGGGTGTCCTTAATAGTCAAAATCCTAGCCGTCTTAACATGGGACTTATTGAGGAAGACACTAACACACTCGAACGAGAAACCGATGAGGAGGAAGATATTGAAGAGTTTGATGAGGATGAAGAATCTCGTAACGATGGTATTATGttaaatattttactttatGTTTTCCATATTTGAATTTATATTGTTAGCAAAATTGGCCTctctttttggttttttcttCTTGATTTGTTGTGTATATGTTGGTTATGAATATGTAATATGCTGCAGCTAGTTGTTTATTCCTTTATTGTATACAGGTCAGGCACTCAGTCCGGATGACAACATCAAAGGTTACAATCTACGGATTGATCCCCCACGTCGGAGCGTTAATCGTTTCACTCCTTCTGTCTTTAAAAAAGCGGCCAAGAAATGCAAGAATTTTGTGAAGGATGTAAAGTGGGAAATGAGAAAGtagttgtttattttttttggtattttgtaTATGTTGGAAAGTATGTACTAATGACTTAATGTAGTTTTTAGTGGACTTTGTAATGTTTagagtaatttttttatgttggaCATTATGTAATAATAAATAGCACTAATGGTCATAttatattgtatttttattgtgAATATGTTGTAGTGATATTATTAATGTTTTAATCATCTGGAATATGTAACAATGTTTCATAAAATCTTAATATGCTCATACAGATTTTGATGTAGTGATGTATTAACCATCAAATTATATAAGGCCACAGATATGTGATAATACTAGATTGTCATAAATTATAAGGTTACAAATAGTAGGTCATGTTACATATATTTGCTCATTCATGTTATATTATACAATCTCATCTTAAGTCTGTGAACCTATGGGGCACCTCTGTTGGTGTTTGTACTAGCTGTCTGACGGCATCTGCTACGACTATATCCTTCAGCCCCGCATAGAGTACATCGCCTAGGACGACGTAACATCCGCGTGTCCATCTCATTCAGAAAGCGCGTCATCCTTGGGCGACCTTTCGTTACCCGTCTCAGGTACGGATTCGGTATGAACCGAGGTCCGTTTTAAGCAAGCCATGTAGCCGGATTACCTAGTGGCCTAAACCTTGGTTGGTACACTCGCCGCACTTAGTCCATCTTATAGACATCATGCACGTACAGTTGCCAATCCAGTCGCTGATTGGCACAACATGCGAATACATGCCTGCAGGGGATCCTGTCGACCTGGAACTCACCGCAGTCACATCGTAGGCCACGTAGATCGACTACAAACTCCAGTCCGCTTGGCATCTCACGAACCTCAAAGACCTCATTTTGGCGGTCAAAGCAACTAACCTGAATATTTCCTGATGCAAGTTGGTTTGCATGCAACTTCAAGGTCACGATATCAGAAAATACATGGCCAGCATTGATCCTTGCTTCCGCCTCCGCTCATTTTCGGGTGAATAACTCATTTAACCTGTAGAATGTTGCCTTGACAAGAGCAGTAATGGGGAGATTGCGTGCACCCTTCAACACTGAATTGATGCACTCCACAAGATTCGTTGTCATGTGCCCCATCGGTACCCACCATCAAAGGCCAATGCGTACTGCTCGCGAGGAATGCGGTTTAACCAGTTTGTGTATGCCTCGCCACGTTCCCTTAACCTCTGGTAACGCACCTCATACTCCCGCACCGTCCTAGAATATCCTGGTAGATAACAACATATGCAAAGCAAAGGAATGGAGGTCAATGGATTTACGTAAGAAAAATATATTGATAAATTGCTTAAATTTCATAAATGGTTACCGATGTTGACAACCAATTTTTGGAGGTACGGTGCCTTGAACTTTCTCAAAAAGTTTGACTCTATATGCCGGATGCAAAACATATGAAAAGCTCTTGGAGGTGACCACGCTCCGTTACTGCGTTCCACAGCTGCATTTATGGATTCGTGCCTGTCGGATATTAGACCCACACCATCACGAGTTACAACATGCTGACGCAGGTTACTAAGGAAAAAATGCCATGCATCAGAGGTCTCTCCCTCCACAATAGCAAATGCAATTGGGACGATATTATTGTTGCCATCTTGTGAAACTGCCACAAGCAAACAACCCTTATACTTTCCGTACAAGTGAGTCCCATCTACTTGGACAATTGGCTTACAATGTCTGAATGCCCTAATACAAGGGTAATAACTCCAAAATACACGATGCATGACCCGAATATCCCCCACCAACTCATCGCCTTGATATGCCGGCATAGTCTCAAAATGGACAACAGCTGATGGCTCCTTGTGACACATGGCCTCAAACCATATTGGCAACGCTTCATAAGATGCCTCCCAACcaccaaatatttttttaactgcCTTTTGCTTAGCCAACCATGCTTTCCGGTAACTGACGGTGTAGTTGAACTTCGATTGGACTTCTGCTATAACCGATTTTACCTTTAAGGATGGGTCAGCCTCAACCAGTGGCTTTATTGCTTCTGTAATTGTGATAGAATCCAGCTTCGAATGATCCTGTGAAATGGTGGCTCTTGTACATGTGTGACTACCATTATACCTCCTTATAACCCAACAGTACTTCCTGCTGATCAAGCTTACCCTAATAAGCCAATCACATCCTGACCCATACTGTGTACACTTGGCATAAAATGTCAACGGCTCAGACTCAAACAACCTGTAGTCTACGCTTCGTCGTATGCTATAGTCCTTTACCGCCTTAATAACAGCTTCTCTTGAACTGAACTCCATACCTACGCGAAATTCACCGTCTTTCACAATAGGAATTTCTGCTAGGACAACAAGCACAACAAAAATTTCATTAACACGTACATATTTCAAAAACGATTGTAAAGGTTAATCAAATTTAACTGAATCCAGTACGCTATAACTCCAAACCTAACAACATGTTATGATGTCACTCCAGACAATTAAATACCAGCAGCAGCATATTTAAAAACCATACCGGATTTGCCGGTTTGACCGGCATACAAAAACGAACCGGACCGGTTAAGCTGGTTCGACCGGCAAACCAATAAACTGGACCAAACCGGTTTGGTTCATGGTGTTTGAACCGTAACAAGGATAGAACCATTgcaaaatattattacaaagTCATGCAATCGGTAATAACTATACTATGgacaatttaattattattttctaattaataCCTTTAGcatataaaagtaaaaaaaaaaatatcaaatagagCTAACCTTGCTTCCTCGTAACTCAATCAATGTCTAACTAAAATAGGACTAACACCACGTTTACGTACCTGCAGTCATATATTCTAGAAATTCTGGAACATGCATGGCTTCCAGGTCTAAAACTCGCATGAAGGATGGCTTCTCAAACAAAATTTCGTTCGCGAGTGCATTTGCTACTTCTGTCACATCTGGGGCCATGGTTCCGTCACCTTGATCTTCATCTCCATTTGGAGCAACAAATTCATAGTTGCTTTCGAACTCTTCTTCACTGTCACTATTATAATCTTCCTGTAGAATATTGTGGTCAGCCTCagattgttcaaactcaacatacaaCTCGATGAACGAGATCTGAGACCGGTTTTCAATATACATTAAAAACATCTCCTGCATGCTCGCTTCGTCCGTCACATATTTGGTTTGATACTGGACGAATCCACCAAACACCGAAATGGGATATCTGTATAGTATACACGATATCTTTCTTGCCCTCTCAGAATCAATCTTTTCACATATTACACCTTTCAGCTCTTCAAATGAGATAATAAAAGGAATGATAATATCTAGcgaattttcacaaataaatttaaCTCCTTCAGTCGTTTGTAACAAAATCTGACCAAAATAGTATAT
This sequence is a window from Arachis stenosperma cultivar V10309 chromosome 10, arast.V10309.gnm1.PFL2, whole genome shotgun sequence. Protein-coding genes within it:
- the LOC130956737 gene encoding uncharacterized protein LOC130956737; its protein translation is MSDRVLLKIYYFGQILLQTTEGVKFICENSLDIIIPFIISFEELKGVICEKIDSERARKISCILYRYPISVFGGFVQYQTKYVTDEASMQEMFLMYIENRSQISFIELYVEFEQSEADHNILQEDYNSDSEEEFESNYEFVAPNGDEDQGDGTMAPDVTEVANALANEILFEKPSFMRVLDLEAMHVPEFLEYMTAEIPIVKDGEFRVGMEFSSREAVIKAVKDYSIRRSVDYRLFESEPLTFYAKCTQYGSGCDWLIRVSLISRKYCWVIRRYNGSHTCTRATISQDHSKLDSITITEAIKPLVEADPSLKVKSVIAEVQSKFNYTVSYRKAWLAKQKAVKKIFGGWEASYEALPIWFEAMCHKEPSAVVHFETMPAYQGDELVGDIRVMHRVFWSYYPCIRAFRHCKPIVQVDGTHLYGKYKGCLLVAVSQDGNNNIVPIAFAIVEGETSDAWHFFLSNLRQHVVTRDGVGLISDRHESINAAVERSNGAWSPPRAFHMFCIRHIESNFLRKFKAPYLQKLVVNIGYSRTVREYEVRYQRLRERGEAYTNWLNRIPREQYALAFDGGYRWGT